A window from Equus caballus isolate H_3958 breed thoroughbred chromosome 8, TB-T2T, whole genome shotgun sequence encodes these proteins:
- the ASXL3 gene encoding putative Polycomb group protein ASXL3 isoform X2 — MGSDGILRLSTSALNNEFFAYAAQGWKQRLAEGEFTPEMQLRIRQEIEKEKKTEPWKEKFFERFYGEKLGMSREESMKLTSGPNNDGAESGSSCGTSGLPGLSAQTPLEEQQPKSMKSPTSPEPDFCATLCPMVDVGKDVMAESELEDVLFPEESVIQEEIAEEVETSICECHDENHKTIPEFSEESESPANSHEEPQIAPPEDNLESCVMMNDVLEPLPHIEVKVEEKLESPQEEMSVVIDQLEVCDSLVPSTSSVTQVSDTEHKEPETSTEINTPEIKTGSSSLEGQFPNEGIAVDMELQSDPDEQLSENACVSETSFSSESPGGGCTSLPSPGGETQSTSEESCAPASLETTFCSELSSTENADKYNQRNPTDENLHASLMAEISPISTSPEISEASLMSNLPLTSEASPVSNLPLTSETSPMSDLPLASETSSVSSMLLTSETTFIASLPLPSETSPISNSSMNDRMAHQQRKSPSISEEPLSPQKDEASAPAKPLGESHVSQQKTLSSTPEPIKMGSSSIAPEAFPSEELRNKTLSQQPCKSHAETEKPYPASIPELPSTEMIKVKSHNVLQRTEKKGVSSPLELSVFSEETESKGNELTSAKLQEKQYVLSVDKASYSEGSRNKMHKQGSSQNRLETSHTSKLSEPSKSPDGIRTESRESEISKRKTAEQHSFGICKEKRARIEDDQSTRNISSSSPPEKEQPPREEPRVPPLKIQLSKIGPPFIIKSQPVSKPESRASPSTSVSGGRNTGARTLADIKARAQQARAQREAAAAAAVAAAASIVSGAMGSPAEGGKARTLAHIKEQTKAKLFAKHQARTHLFQNTKEARLPPLCSKEGPPSLEVSSTETKIEGSTGVIIVNPNCRSPSNKSAHLRETTTVLQQSLNPTKLPETATDLSVHSSDENIPVSHLSEKIVSSTSSENSSVPMLFNKNSVPVSVCSTAISGAIKEHPFVSSVDKSSVLMSVDSANTTISACNISMLKTIQGTDTPCIAIIPKCIESTPLPATSEDSSLSSSMDDKQLLISSSSASNLVSSQYTSVPTPSIGNNLPNHLSTSSVLIPPTGINNRFPSEKIAMPGSEEQATISMGTTVRAALSCRDSVAVTDTLVARPPVAMFTGSMLTINSYDNPPKLSAESLDKSSGPRNRADNSGKPQQPPGGFAPAAINRSIPCKVIVDHSTTLTSTLSLTVSIESAEANLDLQSRSVRTEASVQPIACPQVSVISRPEPVANEGVDHGSSFIAGSAAKQDCKTIQVACTSLREVPLVVPDKLNEVTAPSNSFAEQARGPTTFKSEADTTCSNQYNPSNRICWNDDGMRSSGQPLVSHSGSSKQKDYLEQGCPKAVKTEHASYSHMSELHPRNLITNVSLPVKSEPHEVDKGFRMDTEDFPGPELPPPASEAAPSVQQAQNLKAPTSGPMEEAISLSTDTLKRVPSAGSSSCRLSSVEANNPLVTQLLQGNLPLEKVLPQPRLGAKLEINRLPLPLQTTSVGKTAPERSIVEMPSSSPNPDGKGYLAGTLAPLQMRKRENHPKKRVARTVGEHTQVKCEPGKLLGDPDVKGVPCVINSGMNQLGHSQPFKQEWLTKHSMQNRIVHSPEVKQQKRLLPSCSFQQNLFHVDKNGGFHPDAGTSHRQQFYQMPMAARGPIPPAALIQAPAKPPVGCNAFAFSRHLEQKGLGEVGLSSAPHQLRLTNMLSPNMPIKEGDDAGGAAHAMPNKALVHPPPPPPPPPPPPPLALPPPPPPPPPLPPPLPNAEAPSDQKQPPVTMETTKRLSWPQSAGICSNIKSEPLSFEEGLSSSCELGMKQVSYDQNEMKEQLKAFALKNADFSSYLLSEPQKPFTQLAAQKMQVQQQQQLCGNYPTIHFGSTSFKRAASAIEKSIGILGSGSAAATGLPGQNAQMPAQNFADSSNKDELELKCSCRLKAMIVCKGCGAFCHDDCIGPSKLCVACLVVR; from the exons GTTGGGCATGTCAAGAGAGGAATCTATGAAGCTCACTTCTGGACCAAACAATGATGGAGCTGAAAGTGGTTCCTCATGTGGGACCTCTGGCCTTCCAGGTCTTTCTGCACAGACTCCTTTGGAAGAACAACAGCCAAAAAGCATGAAAAGTCCAACATCTCCAGAGCCTGATTTCTGTGCTACACTTTGTCCTATGGTAGATGTAGGTAAAGATGTAATGGCAGAATCAGAATTAGAAGACGTCTTGTTCCCTGAAGAATCTGTGATTCAGGAGGAAATTGCAGAAGAGGTAGAGACTAGTATCTGTGAATGCCACGATGAAAATCATAAGACGATACCTGAATTTTCTGAGGAGTCTGAAAGTCCAGCCAACTCTCATGAAGAGCCCCAAATAGCACCTCCTGAGGATAACTTGGAATCCTGTGTTATGATGAATGATGTTTTAGAACCATTGCCTCATATCGAAGTTAAGGTGGAAGAGAAATTAGAATCCCCCCAGGAAGAAATGTCAGTTGTTATAGATCAACTAGAAGTCTGTGACTCTCTTGTTCCTTCCACTTCATCTGTGACTCAGGTCAGTGACACAGAACATAAGGAGCCAGAAACTTCAACAGAGATTAATActccagaaataaaaacaggGTCATCTTCTTTAGAAGGCCAATTTCCAAATGAAGGAATTGCTGTGGATATGGAGTTACAGAGTGATCCTGATGAACAGCTTTCTGAAAATGCTTGCGTCTCTGAAACTTCCTTCTCTTCTGAGAGCCCAGGGGGAGGCTGTACCAGTCTGCCGTCCCCAGGAGGGGAAACCCAGTCTACTTCAGAAGAATCGTGTGCTCCAGCCTCCCTTGAAACAACGTTTTGTTCTGAGCTGTCTAGCACTGAAAATGCAGACAAATATAATCAGAGGAATCCCACTGATGAAAACCTTCATGCATCTTTGATGGCAGAAATTTCTCCAATATCCACTTCACCTGAAATATCAGAAGCATCTCTAATGTCCAATTTACCTTTAACATCAGAAGCATCCCCGGTATCAAATTTACCTTTAACATCAGAAACATCACCCATGTCTGATTTACCTTTGGCATCAGAAACTTCTTCAGTGTCTTCCATGCTTCTCACATCTGAGACCACTTTTATAGCCAGTTTGCCACTTCCTTCAGAAACATCTCCAATTTCTAATTCTTCCATGAATGACAGAATGGCGCATCAACAAAGAAAGTCACCTTCCATATCTGAAGAACCACTGTCACCACAGAAAGATGAAGCTTCTGCCCCTGCCAAACCCCTGGGTGAGAGCCATGTCTCTCAGCAGAAGACTCTGTCTAGTACTCCTGAACCCATCAAAATGGGTTCTTCTTCCATTGCTCCTGAAGCATTTCCATCTGAAGAACTGCGCAATAAGACCCTGAGTCAGCAGCCTTGTAAATCGCATGCTGAAACTGAGAAGCCCTATCCTGCTTCAATTCCAGAACTTCCTTCTACAGAAATGATAAAAGTTAAAAGTCATAACGTCctgcaaagaacagaaaagaaaggggTGTCTTCACCCTTAGAACTCTCTGTCTTTTcagaagaaacagagagtaagGGAAATGAGCTTACATCCGCTAAATTACAGGAGAAGCAATATGTCTTATCAGTGGATAAGGCTTCGTATTCAGAAGGCTCCAGAAACAAAATGCATAAGCAAGGGAGCTCACAGAATCGGTTGGAGACCTCACATACTTCCAAGTTGTCGGAGCCCTCCAAGTCACCCGATGGGATACGAACTGAAAGTAGAGAATCCGAGATATCAAAGAGGAAAACTGCAGAGCAGCACAGCTTTGGGATCTGTAAGGAAAAGAGGGCTAGGATAGAAGATGATCAGTCAACCCGGAATATATCATCTAGCAGCCCACCAGAGAAAGAACAGCCTCCAAGAGAGGAACCCAGGGTTCCACCTCTCAAG ATCCAGCTTTCCAAAATCGGGCCACCTTTTATCATCAAGAGCCAACCAGTCTCCAAACCAGAGTCTCGAGCATCTCCCAGCACATCCGTCAGTGGTGGGAGGAACACAGGAGCCAGGACCCTCGCAGATATCAAGGCCCGAGCCCAGCAAGCAAGGGCCCAACGAGAGGCAGCGGCTGCAGCTGCTGTTGCCGCTGCTGCGAGCATCGTCTCCGGAGCCATGGGGAGCCCAGCAGAGGGTGGAAAGGCGAGAACCTTGGCACATATCAAAGAACAGACAAAGGCGAAGCTCTTCGCAAAGCATCAAGCCCGCACCCACCTCTTCCAGAACACTAAAGAGGCCCGGTTGCCTCCACTCTGCTCAAAGGAAGGGCCTCCAAGCTTAGAAGTCTCTTCTACTGAAACGAAAATTGAAGGTTCAACTGGTGTCATTATTGTCAATCCAAACTGTAGATCTCCTAGCAACAAGTCTGCGCACCTCCGGGAGACCACCACTGTATTACAGCAGTCTCTTAACCCGACGAAACTTCCAGAAACTGCCACTGACTTATCTGTGCATAGTTCTGATGAAAATATACCTGTGTCACATTTATCTGAGAAAATTGTTTCATCTACCTCTTCTGAAAATAGCAGTGTGCCCatgctttttaataaaaattctgtCCCTGTGTCTGTTTGCAGCACTGCTATATCGGGAGCAATTAAAGAACATCCCTTTGTGAGTTCTGTTGATAAATCCTCTGTTCTAATGTCTGTTGACAGTGCAAACACTACAATTTCTGCTTGTAATATAAGCATGTTAAAAACCATCCAGGGAACTGACACTCCATGCATAGCCATTATACCAAAATGTATTGAAAGCACTCCTCTTCCCGCCACTTCAGAGGACTCCAGCTTATCAAGTTCCATGGATGACAAGCAGTTGCTAATATCAAGCAGCAGTGCTAGTAACTTAGTCTCCAGTCAGTACACCTCTGTGCCAACTCCCTCCATTGGAAATAACTTGCCAAACCATCTCTCCACTAGCTCTGTCTTGATTCCCCCAACGGGAATTAACAACAGATTTCCTTCTGAGAAGATAGCCATGCCTGGGAGTGAAGAACAGGCCACCATATCCATGGGTACCACTGTGAGAGCAGCCCTCAGCTGCAGGGACTCAGTAGCAGTCACAGACACTCTGGTTGCACGCCCACCTGTCGCAATGTTTACTGGAAGCATGCTTACAATAAACTCTTACGATAATCCTCCCAAGTTAAGTGCTGAAAGCTTGGACAAAAGTTCAGGGCCTCGAAACAGGGCAGATAATTCTGGGAAACCTCAGCAACCTCCAGGGGGCTTTGCACCAGCAGCCATAAACAGATCAATTCCCTGTAAAGTCATCGTTGACCACAGCACCACGCTGACCTCCACTTTGTCTCTGACTGTCTCCATTGAAAGTGCAGAAGCCAACTTGGACCTCCAGAGCAGATCTGTGAGGACAGAAGCATCCGTACAGCCCATAGCATGTCCTCAGGTGTCTGTGATTAGCAGACCTGAGCCAGTTGCAAATGAAGGCGTAGATCACGGTTCTAGTTTCATTGCTGGTTCTGCAGCAAAACAAGACTGTAAAACGATTCAAGTTGCCTGCACAAGTCTCCGAGAAGTACCCCTTGTTGTTCCAGATAAGTTAAATGAGGTGACTGCTCCTAGTAATAGCTTTGCTGAGCAGGCACGTGGCCCAACCACTTTCAAAAGTGAAGCAGACACAACCTGTAGCAATCAGTATAATCCAAGCAATAGGATTTGCTGGAATGATGATGGGATGAGGAGCTCAGGACAGCCTCTGGTTAGTCACTCTGGTTCAAGTAAACAGAAAGACTATCTAGAACAGGGCTGTCCAAAGGCTGTCAAAACTGAACATGCCAGCTACTCGCACATGTCAGAACTTCACCCCAGGAATCTCATAACAAATGTCTCTCTCCCTGTGAAGTCTGAACCTCATGAAGTGGACAAGGGCTTTAGAATGGACACTGAAGACTtccctggccctgagctgcctCCTCCGGCTTCAGAGGCAGCCCCTAGTGTGCAACAGGCACAGAACTTGAAGGCTCCTACCTCTGGTCCCATGGAAGAGGCGATTTCCTTGTCTACAGACACCCTGAAAAGAGTTCCCAGTGCAGGGAGTTCAAGCTGTCGTCTGTCGTCTGTGGAGGCTAACAATCCCCTGGTGACACAGTTACTACAGGGTAACCTGCCTTTGGAAAAAGTGTTGCCGCAGCCCAGATTGGGAGCCAAGCTTGAAATCAACAGGCTTCCTCTGCCTCTTCAAACTACCTCAGTGGGTAAAACAGCACCAGAGAGGAGCATTGTTGAAATGCCGTCCAGCTCTCCAAATCCCGATGGGAAGGGCTACTTGGCAGGGACTCTTGCACCACTCCAAATGAGAAAGCGAGAGAACCACCCCAAGAAGAGAGTAGCCAGGACTGTGGGGGAACACACTCAAGTTAAATGCGAGCCAGGGAAGTTGTTGGGGGACCCAGATGTGAAAGGGGTGCCTTGTGTCATCAACTCGGGCATGAATCAGCTAGGACACAGCCAGCCATTTAAGCAAGAGTGGCTGACCAAGCACTCCATGCAGAACAGGATTGTTCACAGCCCTGAGGTCAAACAGCAAAAGCGGCTGCTCCCCTCCTGTAGCTTCCAGCAGAACCTATTTCATGTTGACAAGAATGGCGGCTTCCACCCTGACGCTGGTACCTCACACAGACAGCAGTTTTACCAAATGCCTATGGCTGCCAGGGGCCCCATTCCTCCTGCAGCTCTGATACAGGCCCCTGCCAAGCCCCCAGTGGGCTGTAATGCATTTGCCTTCAGTCGGCATCTTGAACAAAAGGGATTGGGAGAGGTTGGCCTTTCTTCAGCCCCTCACCAGCTAAGGTTAACCAACATGCTATCCCCCAACATGCCCATCAAAGAAGGGGATGACGCAGGAGGGGCTGCACACGCAATGCCAAACAAAGCACTGGtgcatcccccaccccctccgcccccaccccctccccctccccccctgGCGTtgcccccgcctcccccaccgCCACCTCCGCTACCTCCACCTCTTCCTAATGCAGAAGCCCCATCCGATCAAAAACAACCGCCAGTTACCATGGAAACCACTAAGAGACTTAGTTGGCCACAGTCCGCGGGCATATGTAGCAATATCAAATCGGAAcctctttcttttgaggaagggTTAAGCAGCAGCTGTGAACTGGGCATGAAACAAGTTTCCTATgaccagaatgaaatgaaagaacagtTAAAAGCGTTTGCGctaaaaaatgcagatttctctTCCTATTTGCTTTCTGAGCCACAAAAGCCTTTTACCCAATTAGCTGCTCAGAAAATGCAGGTGCAGCAACAACAGCAGCTCTGTGGAAATTATCCAACAATACACTTTGGTAGCACGAGCTTCAAAAGGGCAGCCTCTGCCATTGAAAAGTCCATTGGGATCTTGGGAAGTGGCTCCGCCGCTGCCACGGGCCTGCCTGGTCAGAACGCTCAGATGCCCGCTCAGAACTTCGCCGACAGCAGCAACAAGGATGAATTGGAACTGAAATGCTCTTGCCGGCTGAAAGCCATGATTGTGTGCAAAGGCTGTGGGGCCTTCTGCCATGACGACTGCATAGGTCCTTCGAAACTCTGTGTAGCTTGCCTGGTTGTGCGATAA